A region of Eschrichtius robustus isolate mEscRob2 chromosome 19, mEscRob2.pri, whole genome shotgun sequence DNA encodes the following proteins:
- the LOC137753892 gene encoding zinc finger protein 772-like isoform X1, whose protein sequence is MAAAVLTDPAQGKVNFEDVFVYFSQEEWGLLDEAQRLLYREVMLENFALMASLGYASSMFHGVAPLELDSEPWLSDWADMTPAMTREAQSGGGPGCSHGMEEEEIHFEQSVSVKGVSQVTIPKTILSSQKAHPCETCGPILKDILYLAEHQETHPGQKPHMCVACGKQLWFSANLHHQKQHSGEKPCRGDEGRAFLVNGCSVQSLGMPFTTGEGCKDFPTSSSMCQHHAPLSKWKPQSNTKCAEAFHSGQRHYKCNECGKAFSRKDSLVQHQRVHTGERPYECSECGKTFSRKPILAQHQRIHTGEMPYECGICGKVFNHSSNLIVHQRVHTGARPYKCSECGKAYSHKSTLVQHESIHTGERPYECSECGKYFGHKYRLIKHWSVHTGARPYECIACGKFFSQSSDLIAHQRVHNGEKPYVCSECGKAFSHKHVLVQHHRIHTGERPYKCSECGKAFRQRASLIRHWKVHAGETP, encoded by the exons ATGGCAGCCGCCGTGCTGACGGACCCGGCGCAG GGGAAAGTGAACTTTGAGGACGTGTTCGTGTACTTCTCCCAGGAGGAGTGGGGGCTCCTTGATGAGGCTCAGAGGCTCCTGTACCGCGAAGTGATGCTGGAGAACTTTGCCCTTATGGCCTCACTGG GATATGCATCTTCCATGTTCCATGGGGTTGCCCCACTGGAGCTGGACAGTGAGCCCTGGCTATCTGACTGGGCCGACATGACTCCAGCCATGACCAGAGAGGCTCAGAGTGGGGGTGGCCCTG GTTGTTCGCATggaatggaggaggaggagatacaTTTTGAGCAGAGCGTTTCTGTAAAAGGAGTGTCACAGGTCACGATTCCTAAGACGATTCTGTCTTCCCAGAAGGCCCACCCCTGTGAGACATGTGGCCCGATCTTGAAAGATATTTTGTACTTGGCTGAGCACCAGGAAACACACCCTGGGCAAAAACCAcacatgtgtgtggcatgtgggaaacAACTCTGGTTCAGTGCAAACCTTCACCACCAGAAGCAGCACAGTGGAGAGAAACCATGCAGAGGGGATGAGGGTAGGGCCTTTCTTGTGAACGGCTGCTCTGTCCAATCACTGGGCATGCCCTTTACCACAGGGGAGGGTTGTAAGGACTTCCCCACTAGCTCAAGCATGTGCCAGCACCATGCCCCTCTTAGTAAGTGGAAGCCACAAAGTAACACCAAGTGTGCAGAGGCCTTTCACAGTGGACAAAGGCATTACAAGtgcaatgaatgtgggaaagccttcagccGCAAAGACTCACTTGTTCAGCACCAGAGAGtccacactggagaaaggccttatgagtgcagtgaatgtgggaaaaccttcaGCCGCAAACCCATACTTGCGCAGCACCAGAGAATCCACACTGGAGAAATGCCTTACGAGTGTGGCATATGTGGGAAAGTTTTTAATCATAGCTCTAACCTTATTGTACACCAGAGAGTCCATACTGGAGCAAGGCCTTAcaaatgcagtgaatgtgggaaagcctacaGTCACAAATCCACACTTGTTCAGCATGAGAGTATCCatactggagaaaggccttatgagtgcagcGAATGTGGGAAATACTTTGGTCACAAATACAGACTCATTAAGCACTGGAGTGTTCATACTGGGGCAAGGCCTTATGAGTGCATTGCATGTGGGAAGTTCTTCAGCCAAAGTTCTGACCTTATTGCACACCAGAGAGTTCACAATGGCGAAAAGCCGTATGTATGCAGTGAGTGTGGAAAAGCCTTTAGCCACAAACATGTGCTTGTTCAGCACCATAGAATCCACACTGGAGAAAGACCGTATAAGTGCAGTGAGTGTGGGAAGGCCTTCAGGCAAAGGGCTTCCCTCATCAGACATTGGAAAGTTCATGCTGGAGAAACACCTTAG
- the LOC137753892 gene encoding zinc finger protein 772-like isoform X2, translating to MAAAVLTDPAQGKVNFEDVFVYFSQEEWGLLDEAQRLLYREVMLENFALMASLGCSHGMEEEEIHFEQSVSVKGVSQVTIPKTILSSQKAHPCETCGPILKDILYLAEHQETHPGQKPHMCVACGKQLWFSANLHHQKQHSGEKPCRGDEGRAFLVNGCSVQSLGMPFTTGEGCKDFPTSSSMCQHHAPLSKWKPQSNTKCAEAFHSGQRHYKCNECGKAFSRKDSLVQHQRVHTGERPYECSECGKTFSRKPILAQHQRIHTGEMPYECGICGKVFNHSSNLIVHQRVHTGARPYKCSECGKAYSHKSTLVQHESIHTGERPYECSECGKYFGHKYRLIKHWSVHTGARPYECIACGKFFSQSSDLIAHQRVHNGEKPYVCSECGKAFSHKHVLVQHHRIHTGERPYKCSECGKAFRQRASLIRHWKVHAGETP from the exons ATGGCAGCCGCCGTGCTGACGGACCCGGCGCAG GGGAAAGTGAACTTTGAGGACGTGTTCGTGTACTTCTCCCAGGAGGAGTGGGGGCTCCTTGATGAGGCTCAGAGGCTCCTGTACCGCGAAGTGATGCTGGAGAACTTTGCCCTTATGGCCTCACTGG GTTGTTCGCATggaatggaggaggaggagatacaTTTTGAGCAGAGCGTTTCTGTAAAAGGAGTGTCACAGGTCACGATTCCTAAGACGATTCTGTCTTCCCAGAAGGCCCACCCCTGTGAGACATGTGGCCCGATCTTGAAAGATATTTTGTACTTGGCTGAGCACCAGGAAACACACCCTGGGCAAAAACCAcacatgtgtgtggcatgtgggaaacAACTCTGGTTCAGTGCAAACCTTCACCACCAGAAGCAGCACAGTGGAGAGAAACCATGCAGAGGGGATGAGGGTAGGGCCTTTCTTGTGAACGGCTGCTCTGTCCAATCACTGGGCATGCCCTTTACCACAGGGGAGGGTTGTAAGGACTTCCCCACTAGCTCAAGCATGTGCCAGCACCATGCCCCTCTTAGTAAGTGGAAGCCACAAAGTAACACCAAGTGTGCAGAGGCCTTTCACAGTGGACAAAGGCATTACAAGtgcaatgaatgtgggaaagccttcagccGCAAAGACTCACTTGTTCAGCACCAGAGAGtccacactggagaaaggccttatgagtgcagtgaatgtgggaaaaccttcaGCCGCAAACCCATACTTGCGCAGCACCAGAGAATCCACACTGGAGAAATGCCTTACGAGTGTGGCATATGTGGGAAAGTTTTTAATCATAGCTCTAACCTTATTGTACACCAGAGAGTCCATACTGGAGCAAGGCCTTAcaaatgcagtgaatgtgggaaagcctacaGTCACAAATCCACACTTGTTCAGCATGAGAGTATCCatactggagaaaggccttatgagtgcagcGAATGTGGGAAATACTTTGGTCACAAATACAGACTCATTAAGCACTGGAGTGTTCATACTGGGGCAAGGCCTTATGAGTGCATTGCATGTGGGAAGTTCTTCAGCCAAAGTTCTGACCTTATTGCACACCAGAGAGTTCACAATGGCGAAAAGCCGTATGTATGCAGTGAGTGTGGAAAAGCCTTTAGCCACAAACATGTGCTTGTTCAGCACCATAGAATCCACACTGGAGAAAGACCGTATAAGTGCAGTGAGTGTGGGAAGGCCTTCAGGCAAAGGGCTTCCCTCATCAGACATTGGAAAGTTCATGCTGGAGAAACACCTTAG